TTTCATGGGTGCGCTTCATGATCCCTAGTGAAGGGAAAATCATGAGAAAAGGGGCGCTGCCATCATAATGCAATTTTCCTGCCAAGTCCAGTTGGACGGGGTAAAGAAAGACTTGAACATGAAAGAAAGGGAGGTTTCTGGAAAACGCGGCGATTTTGAATGAAACGGTTTGCAGGAAGGTGGTTGAACACCGGAATTTCCAGGGGAAAATGGAGTGCCGCCATGCTGGACGCGAATATAAGGGATATGTTTCTTTTTCCGGCCGCGCCATGTATGAAGGAAATGGGGAGGCGGAAAAACAACTGGCCGTTTCCTCTCTGCACGGAGGAAACGGCCTTGCTGGTGTTGGGGCATGGAAAGGGGGGGGGCAGGATGCCTTTACCTTTTCCATTGATGGCAGTGCGACTTTCGCCACTGTTTAGTGGCGGAGAGAGGCGGGGAACCGGAGGGTAGGGGCCCGGTTCATCCCCATCTCTAACTGTTATAACGTCTGACTGCTGCCATCGTCCGAAAGAAGAGCGATTTTTTCCTAAAGAAAAAACTGCCGGGCCGGAACCAGTGGAGAAATGATCCCCTTATAATAAAAATCTGAGATCAGGGAATGGCAATGCTTCCTCTTTTTGATGAAGTTTGTTCACAAGACGCCAGACTGTTTTACCGGAAGAGGAGTGATGACCGTTTGACGGAGATATGAGGGAACATGAATTTTTTGACCGGAGGAAAAGACATTGGCTTTTCTCCGGAACTATTCGGGACGGGGTGCACAAAGGGTTGCGCGTTACCGGAGCGTCAGTTCCATCTGGATATTCACCCGTTCATAGGATGGGTGGTAAATCTCAACTTCCTTGAACCCCGCCTTTCTGTAGAGCTGGATGGCCGGGCGCAGCAGGGTATTGCTTTCCAGAAAGATTTTTTTGCAGCCCAGCTCTTTCGCCTTGGCGATGACGGTCCGGCACAGCAGCATGCCGATGCCTTTGCCCTGCGCGTTGGGGCTGACGGCAAGTTTGGCCAGCTCATACTGATGAACGGGGTCATCCTTTTTGCACAGGGCGCACACGCCGACCGGCTCCTCCTTATAAAGCGCCACGAAAATGTGGCCGCCCTTGTCCAGAATGTGCTCCTGCGGGTGGTCCAGCGCGTGATGGTCCGGTTCTTCCATCTGCCAGTGCGCCGTAATCCATTCTTCATTGAGCGTCTTGAAAGCGGCCTGGTAGCGGGGCTCGTAGGGAACGATGGCGATGTCCCTGCCTTCCCGTTCCTTTTTGGCCTCCTTCACCCGTTCCAGCAGCGTTTTTTCCGCCAGCAGGCCTTCCCATTCTTCAATCGCGCGCCACAGATCGTTCCGGGTCTGACGGGAAATTTGCTCCACGGCGGCTTCCACGTCGGGATACTGTTCCGCCATGATATCGGACATTTTCTTTCCTTTGGCGGATAGCATGATGAGGTTTCTCCGCCCGTCCGTTTTGTCCTTTTTTTCTTTTACCAGTCCCCTGGCCCCCATTTCCTTGACGATGTTGCTGACTGACGGGTGGGAGTGCCCGATTTCCTTTGCCATGGAGGTAATGGTCTTGGCCTCTCCCCGCGACAGGACGAAGAATACGGGAAACCATTTGGGGCGGATGTCCACACCGTACATCCGGAAGATCTGTGCGGCGTCATTCGTTATTTTGTCCGTCAGCATCCGCAGTCTGCTTCCAATGGCCATTTTGCCTGTCTGGTTGAAAAAATCCATGTTTCCGGCTTTTGTTGGGTTGTTAAAAATGTAACTGATTACGTAATTGGTTATATAATTGTTTTCCCGATGTCAAAATAATTTTTTTGGATGCATGTCCGAAAATGGCGAGAATCATTCCTGAGGTTTGCTATAGTGAGTCTCAAACGTGGAGTTTGCCAAAACCATGAAAGGAAATGAAAAGGCCTGGTATGCCGCTTTTAAATCCAAGGATGCCCGGTTTGACGGCCATTTCTTCGTGGGGGTTGTATCTACGGGCATTTATTGCCGGCCCATATGCCGGGCAAAGTTGCCCAGGCCCGGGAATTGCACCTATTACGCCACGGCGGCGGAAGCGGAACGGGCCGGATTCCGGCCTTGCCTGCAATGCCGCCCGGAGCTTGCGCCCGGGACCGCCCCGGTGGATGCCGCCTCTTCCCTGGCGCGCCGGGCGGCCAATTTCCTGGAGGAGAATTGCGGTGACATGGAAAGCCTGGAAGAGCTTGCCGCGCACCTGGGCTGTACCGGCCGGCATTTGCGCCGGGCTTTTGCCGCAGAGTTCAATGTTTCCCCCATTCAGTATTTGCAGACTCTCCGCCTTCTGCTGGCGAAGAATCTCCTGACGAGCACGAGGCTTTCGGTTCTGGACGTTGCCATGAGCGCGGGGTTCGGCAGTTTGCGGCGGTTCAATGAATTGTTCAAAAAAGAATACAGGCTTTCCCCTGCGGCATTGCGGAAGCTGGGGAAGGGAGAAGAGGAGGAAGGTTCCGGGATAACGCTGACGCTGCCTTACCGTCCTCCCTACCAGTGGGAGAAATTGCTTGATTTCCTCGCGCTGCGGGCCATTCCCGGTGTGGAGGCGGTAGGCAGCGGCGAATATGGCCGCACCGTGCGCCTTGCAACCGGAAGGCACAAGGATGTCTATGGCTGGATACGGGTAGGCCACCGTCCCGTGAAAAATGCCCTGGTCGTGGTGATTGCGAGGTCTCTGCTTCCCGTGTTGTCCCAGGTGCTTGCCAGGGTACGGCATTTGTTTGACTTGTATGGTGACCCGGCCGCAGTGGATGAAACGCTGGCTTCCATGAACAGGCTGTCTCCGGGACTGTATGTTCCCGGCACCCGGTTGCCCGGCTGCTTTGATCCTTATGAGCTGGCGGTCCGGACAGTGTTGGGACAGCGGGTTTCCATGAAGGCCGCGAATACCCTGGCAGGGAGATTGGCGCGGGGCCTTGGCGAGCCTGTGCGGACCGGAATGGAGGGACTGACCCATGTGTTTCCCGCGCCGGGGAGGGTTCTTTCCCTCAAGAGTCCGGAAAGCGCTGGATTGGGCATCTCCGGAATGACAGAAGCCGGGAGCAGGGCGGTTGTGGAAC
This DNA window, taken from Akkermansia muciniphila, encodes the following:
- a CDS encoding bifunctional helix-turn-helix transcriptional regulator/GNAT family N-acetyltransferase, giving the protein MDFFNQTGKMAIGSRLRMLTDKITNDAAQIFRMYGVDIRPKWFPVFFVLSRGEAKTITSMAKEIGHSHPSVSNIVKEMGARGLVKEKKDKTDGRRNLIMLSAKGKKMSDIMAEQYPDVEAAVEQISRQTRNDLWRAIEEWEGLLAEKTLLERVKEAKKEREGRDIAIVPYEPRYQAAFKTLNEEWITAHWQMEEPDHHALDHPQEHILDKGGHIFVALYKEEPVGVCALCKKDDPVHQYELAKLAVSPNAQGKGIGMLLCRTVIAKAKELGCKKIFLESNTLLRPAIQLYRKAGFKEVEIYHPSYERVNIQMELTLR
- a CDS encoding AlkA N-terminal domain-containing protein is translated as MKGNEKAWYAAFKSKDARFDGHFFVGVVSTGIYCRPICRAKLPRPGNCTYYATAAEAERAGFRPCLQCRPELAPGTAPVDAASSLARRAANFLEENCGDMESLEELAAHLGCTGRHLRRAFAAEFNVSPIQYLQTLRLLLAKNLLTSTRLSVLDVAMSAGFGSLRRFNELFKKEYRLSPAALRKLGKGEEEEGSGITLTLPYRPPYQWEKLLDFLALRAIPGVEAVGSGEYGRTVRLATGRHKDVYGWIRVGHRPVKNALVVVIARSLLPVLSQVLARVRHLFDLYGDPAAVDETLASMNRLSPGLYVPGTRLPGCFDPYELAVRTVLGQRVSMKAANTLAGRLARGLGEPVRTGMEGLTHVFPAPGRVLSLKSPESAGLGISGMTEAGSRAVVELARAFEEGAIDFSFRADPETEMKRLMKLPGIGAWTAQYIAMRALGWTDAFPSADQGIGRALAPRTQKEILALAESWRPWRGYAAVNLWNSLKK